From Hydractinia symbiolongicarpus strain clone_291-10 chromosome 11, HSymV2.1, whole genome shotgun sequence, the proteins below share one genomic window:
- the LOC130613695 gene encoding integrator complex subunit 8-like isoform X2 → MEELLKGYGISQVPKPEDFDINKIDKRDAMVQLIYNRWVVRTITKYEELKEKDLLPNNISNSVREAKENQEQQIFMKIKEYRNLSVDILEKAIYLNNDLEVPLPMPRLVTATEIIPQRSTSPQIKVENNTVVTTEGQIKIELKKEGVTMTVPPELEVTLPISSNQAIVKICYDLGCYYFCKELFNDASRAFKKAFNIINEDEELKNEVDYKQMSGYHRACLNMSKETHSTGIEISDLCYRLEESSTNEYKDILTILKEDNISRDIPLSQRQNIEKELYLLDKKDDLFSVCTLNFIRNCLDGSTLSIPYCQSLQSATKKELKLFLQMSKTCLNELTSEMYEERLKDGVRLALQFLSDDQRHDIVRDKNIKFFSSNVWSPKKKRRDETIDDDGMIDSPEKQAEISEQDERISLIVKLKGKLMSCFNPERIKDILFDIHDISPEKSHVAGYECVMYHDIFKEIRDLLMFDTVHVCVTKARQLTLQKKCQEALPILNTCVDTLHSYAIKASPGFSISRVKNLLHHELLWTELNFAEYSPDSVNLQETMRRSKACIKHSQQDPPPSPHIYQAIVIHLLNSKENQFLTNAGSNFDVTVVDYLQLGYHLSSVVCGLQRGVEVLRAAAKGLWDAVLKIVGDCVDAAQGPPPVQSSSRARGPVEDQHMWTLHCFISKDDFVSLVLKLKDDTLLSLLLSCLTSLLCVDKDEINIEIKDSYSHLWPSVLDSEIKCSNIQILSVLKPLCDYCIQQNSRNITWLRTIGDVHLVEGNYREAMKCYLELGSITTSFFSRPVPYSVWDEKIYRNMIKCCQKQKAYTQVVLLCQFTDPIEYDVAFEAILKRSSDDGMDAFYDCLWDVNILEYLIHSHHKRGEIEKRKLAIKVLGQPELNCRCSSDILQQGRDTRKTKFLRTLVRMYWE, encoded by the exons ATCAAAGAATATAGAAATCTTTCAGTTGATATTTTGGAGAAAGCTATTTATTTGAATAATGATTTGGAAGTTCCATTACCAATGCCAAGGCTTGTTACAGCTACGGAGATTATACCACAACGTAGTACAAGTCCTCAGATCAAGGTAGAAAATAATACTGTAGTTACAACAGAAGGGCAAATAAAGATCGAGTTAAAAAAGGAAGGTGTGACCATGACCGTGCCACCTGAGCTGGAAGTGACCCTACCAATATCTTCAAATCAAGCAATTGTTAAG atCTGCTACGATCTTGGCTGCTACTATTTTTGCAAAGAGTTATTCAATGATGCATCAAGGGCATTCAAGAAAGCCTTTAATATTATT AATGAAGATGAAGAATTAAAGAATGAAGTCGATTACAAACAAATGTCAGGTTATCATCGAGCTTgtttaaacatgtcaaaagaaACTCATTCTACAGGGATTGAAATTTCTGATCTTTGCTATCGATTGGAAGAATCAAGTACAAATGAGTATAAG gaTATTCTCACTATCTTAAAAGAAGATAATATCAGTCGAGATATACCACTTAGCCAGCGTCAAAACATCGAAAAGGAATTATATTTGCTTGATAAAAAGGATGATTTATTTTCCGTTTGCACATTAAACTTTATACGGAATTGTCTTGATGGTTCAACATTATCCATTCCATATTGTCAAAGTTTGCAGTCAGCTACAAAGAAAGAATTAAAGCTGTTTTTACAG ATGAGCAAGACCTGTCTTAATGAATTAACCTCTGAAATGTACGAAGAAAGATTAAAAGATGGCGTAAG ACTAGCCCTGCAGTTTTTATCAGATGATCAAAGGCATGATATTGTCCGAGATAAAAACATCAAGTTTTTCTCTTCCAAT GTTTGGTCTCCAAAGAAGAAACGACGTGACGAAACTATTGATGATGATGGAATGATTGACAGTCCAGAGAAACAAGCAGAAA tTTCAGAGCAGGATGAACGAATCAGTTTGATAGTTAAACTGAAGGGGAAGCTTATGTCGTGTTTTAATCCAGAGAGAATCAAAGATATTTTATTTGATATTCATGACATTTCTCCTGAAAAGTCTCATGTTGCA GGTTATGAATGTGTGATGTATCATGATATTTTTAAAGAGATACGAGATTTGCTGATGTTCGATACTGTCCATGTCTGCGTGACAAAAGCACGCCAGCTTACTTTGCAAAAG aaatgtcaaGAAGCCTTGCCAATCCTAAACACATGCGTCGACACACTGCATTCGTATGCCATCAAAGCAAGCCCTGGCTTTTCAATTTCACGTGTTAAAAATTTGCTGCATCACGAGTTGCTGTGGACTGAGTTAAATTTTGCTGAATATAGTCCAGACAG tGTCAACTTGCAAGAGACAATGAGAAGAAGTAAGGCTTGCATAAAGCACAGTCAACAAG acCCGCCTCCGTCTCCTCATATCTACCAAGCCATCGTGATTCATCTGTTAAATTCAAAAGAAAACCAATTTCTTACGAATGCCGGAAGTAACTTTGATGTCACTGTTGTCGATTACTTGCAG CTTGGCTACCATCTTTCCTCAGTTGTTTGTGGTCTCCAACGTGGTGTGGAAGTGTTGCGTGCTGCTGCCAAGGGATTATGGGATGCGG TGTTGAAGATAGTTGGAGATTGTGTGGATGCTGCACAAGGTCCACCTCCTGTCCAATCCAGCTCAAGAGCAAGAGGTCCAGTAGAAGACCAACATATGTGGACGTTGCATTGTTTTATTTCAAA AGATGATTTTGTATCACTGGTGTTAAAATTAAAG GACGACACACTACTGTCACTCCTCTTATCCTGTTTAACATCATTACTGTGTGTGGACAAG gatgaaataaatattgaaattaagGATTCTTATTCCCATTTATGGCCATCAGTTTTAGACAG TGAGATAAAATGCAGTAACATACAAATCCTGTCTGTATTAAAACCCCTGTGCGATTACTGCATTCAGCAGAACTCTAGAAACATAACGTGGCTTCGAACTATCGGTGACGTACATTTGG TTGAAGGAAACTATCGAGAAGCGATGAAATGTTATCTTGAACTTGGCTCAATTACTACATCTTTCTTCAGTAGACCTGTACCTTACAGTGTCTGGGATGAAAAG atTTATCGAAACATGATCAAGTGTTGTCAGAAACAGAAAGCTTACACACAG GTTGTGCTGCTTTGCCAGTTCACTGATCCTATTGAATACGACGTTGCTTTTGAAGCTATCTTGAAAAGATCAAG TGACGATGGTATGGATGCATTTTACGACTGCCTTTGGGATGTAAACATTCTAGAATATCTCATTC ATAGCCATCACAAAAGAGGCGAAATAGAGAAACGAAAGCTAGCG atcaaagTACTTGGACAGCCCGAACTGAACTGTCGATGCAGTTCTGACATTCTACAACAAGGTCGAGACACAAGAAAAACCAAATTTCTTCGAACTTTAGTGAGAATGTATTGGGAATAA
- the LOC130613694 gene encoding uncharacterized protein LOC130613694, translating to MLFIEINKNMMKSYFFFCLFAAVQLAHLEELDLESILKQITPDPSENVDVIPSGEFARFRRSKILSADEEKNMLDDISNSKRTQKRNSEDEKKFSVVKLPDSANATPEQDAAGLKPARAPEAFGDAEKLTKGKGIISDSQPNTLLNSTAEKNPSRSNIIMFSAKPIDHTSPVINETKTSLQSIKEAKEISTNGTGHRRDDVPEGSGSGSDNSESSGSGSGSGEVITKRSNIARNIDNGLTVNEAAFLSSLEGSESGSGSDEESGDESGSGTVENDKDAVRRSEQPKTNATSNGIPTLNGKQNNTMLSNAESNITAIQNMSSPAATLSVPSNATVRVIQPTNQTQMATPEAAAVATEKDPAATVTPSNVTVNAQGVAPSLSETPIAQSNLLNLYPSYTPKNATVQSNLPETAALTNTTVVDDNKPALENITDAVHKVTTNSTTPYNASAAQTQKPVKKYTLDQTPEEVELSNEAAKLFNFESDNGSGDEESELLPSSNKIKAKGAGNDDDDDLPGARGGLNEEDLQSLQKGDSKPASTADDDDLMSSTTSKRSETPKETPEKKSEKTWSVVLNDTSADLPGGYGEEGSGSGSGTFGGKEVEFQVESSIGSSFDQSIKKSKPEKGEGDLLPGDYGDEAPLTDADESGSGVSDDESGSGSDYDDESGSGSGSSQAVHELLHAAASTEERAPTLKQSTASVRLQQNPTPVAVKADVPTKRVANLLRGNNSFSYNAPTTRVNNVYNRNTTFDEDQDQESGDGMAEDESGSGSADSDLDVAPDQEGGQYTGDIPSNPTDMSAIDAVSNNRLPSGMDADMFAPKRFHANMTVPSRFQTNIVPVEGDSDNDGPSYVAAEETDNSESGDNSESGSGSGDASGSGSSSDVQENSQRDNAEQEEREGTEQSTLEQNAREQEAHEHEELAQDERESNRMPESLSSDEVTGTARGGTDEVPNTDESAKETTNGATEENASNEPSSSEQETSNEEANKSAPTEQVSQTKSNTVPEQEPTHRHHHHHHHHHRHHHHRFFNESGDDENSEEGTCTDRQNCPPAPTPPHSKYTDPSVMPQEGDIVTEQFLEHLMVSQLLEQNLNLFYTNMAGRPGEQGEEGEKGPPGTRGEPGMNGFPGLPGDPGTIGPPGRAGVKGPVGPPGLPGMKGEMGDPGEEGLGGPPGSPGPPGPPGPRGYEGEPETFPNCSYVCEGEKAWLQCRQYEIIKILRVFWGRENDQLSGNHPSICPNAPQGLKLDKSCESNTQNAFKKVEAQCKLQAGCEIVASNIFFDDNTCGNIYKYLKVCYECMPDEANAVDVLLDKKRRRKKKKKRESEKSLISDKRKRSVWNDDEINFVPNNIWKHPLHQAKHNV from the exons ATGTTGTTTATAGAGATCAACAAAAATATGATGAAAAGctactttttcttttgtttattcgCTGCAGTACAG CTTGCACACTTGGAAGAATTGGACTTAGAGAGTATTTTAAAACAGATTACGCCTGACCCGTCTGAAAATGTCGACGTTATACCGTCAGGTGAATTTGCTAGATTTCGTCGTAGTAAAATATTATCGGCTgacgaagaaaaaaatatgttggaCGATATAAGTAATAGCAAGAGAACTCAGAAACGAAACTCTGAAGACGAGAAGAAATTCTCTGTGGTGAAATTACCTGACTCGGCAAATGCGACACCTGAGCAAGACGCAGCTGGCCTAAAACCTGCTCGTGCACCTGAGGCGTTCGGCGATGctgaaaaattgacaaaaggAAAGGGAATAATCAGTGACTCTCAACCGAATACGTTACTAAACAGCACTGCGGAGAAAAACCCAAGTAGATCTAACATTATCATGTTCTCGGCTAAACCCATCGACCACACTTCGCCTGTAATAAACGAGACGAAAACAAGTTTACAGTCGATAAAAGAAGCAAAAGAAATTTCAACCAACGGTACTGGTCACCGACGTGATGATGTTCCAGAAGGGTCTGGATCTGGAAGTGATAATTCTGAATCATCAGGGTCTGGATCGGGTAGCGGCGAGGTTATCACAAAAAGATCCAACATTGCAAGAAACATTGACAATGGTTTGACCGTTAACGAAGCAGCGTTCTTATCAAGCTTAGAGGGTTCAGAATCTGGAAGTGGATCCGATGAGGAGTCTGGTGATGAAAGTGGCAGTGGCACCGTTGAAAATGATAAGGATGCTGTCCGAAGAAGTGAGCAACCAAAAACTAACGCAACTTCGAATGGAATACCGACGTTAAACGGTAAACAAAACAATACTATGCTCTCCAACGCAGAGAGCAATATTACAGCCATCCAAAACATGTCCAGTCCTGCTGCAACCCTTTCGGTGCCTTCAAATGCAACTGTTAGGGTCATTCAACCAACAAACCAAACTCAAATGGCAACCCCAGAAGCAGCTGCCGTTGCTACAGAAAAGGATCCAGCAGCAACAGTGACACCCTCCAATGTTACTGTTAACGCCCAAGGAGTTGCACCATCTTTATCAGAAACGCCGATTGCCCAATCTAACTTACTCAATCTTTACCCATCATATACGCCAAAAAACGCCACAGTACAATCCAATTTGCCAGAAACTGCAGCACTAACTAACACTACAGTGGTTGATGATAATAAACCTGCTCTTGAAAATATAACAGACGCCGTTCATAAGGTGACAACAAACTCCACAACGCCATACAATGCTTCGGCAGCCCAAACTCAAAAACCAGTTAAGAAATACACGCTCGATCAGACACCTGAAGAAGTGGAACTGTCTAACGAGGCAGCTAAGTTGTTTAATTTTGAATCCGATAATGGATCGGGTGATGAGGAGAGCGAGTTGTTACCTTCAAGTAATAAAATTAAGGCTAAAGGAGCTGGGaacgatgatgacgatgatttGCCAGGTGCACGTGGTGGATTAAACGAAGAAGATCTGCAAAGCCTTCAGAAAGGTGACAGTAAGCCAGCCTCCACCGCAGATGACGATGATTTAATGAGCTCTACTACCAGTAAGCGCTCTGAAACACCAAAAGAAACACCAGAGAAGAAGAGTGAGAAAACATGGAGCGTAGTTTTAAACGATACCAGTGCTGATTTACCAGGTGGTTATGGGGAAGAAGGGTCTGGATCAGGCTCAGGTACATTCGGTGGTAAGGAAGTTGAATTTCAAGTGGAGAGTTCTATTGGTTCCTCTTTTGACCAAAGCATAAAAAAATCGAAACCTGAGAAAGGCGAGGGTGATCTCCTGCCAGGTGATTATGGGGATGAGGCGCCACTTACTGACGCTGATGAGTCTGGAAGTGGTGTTTCTGATGATGAATCTGGCAGCGGTAGTGACTATGACGATGAATCCGGAAGCGGTTCGGGAAGCAGCCAAGCAGTACATGAGTTGCTTCATGCTGCAGCATCTACTGAAGAACGTGCACCAACTCTGAAACAAAGTACTGCTTCTGTTCGCCTCCAGCAAAATCCAACTCCTGTCGCTGTGAAAGCAGACGTACCGACGAAAAGAGTCGCAAATTTACTCAGAGGAAATAACTCGTTTAGCTATAATGCCCCCACGACCAGAGTAAACAACGTCTACAATCGAAATACGACGTTTGATGAAGATCAAGATCAAGAATCTGGTGATGGTATGGCTGAAGATGAGTCTGGTTCTGGATCAGCTGATTCTGATTTGGATGTAGCCCCAGATCAGGAGGGTGGGCAGTACACTGGTGATATACCAAGCAATCCCACAGATATGAGCGCTATTGATGCCGTCTCAAATAATCGTCTACCATCAGGCATGGATGCTGACATGTTTGCTCCTAAACGTTTCCATGCTAACATGACGGTCCCTTCAAGGTTTCAAACTAACATTGTCCCTGTTGAGGGTGACAGTGATAACGATGGCCCTTCATACGTAGCAGCTGAAGAGACCGACAATTCAGAGAGTGGAGACAATTCAGAGAGTGGAAGCGGCAGTGGGGATGCCAGTGGTAGCGGCAGCAGCTCAGACGTGCAGGAAAATTCGCAGCGTGACAATGCGGAGCAGGAAGAACGCGAAGGTACTGAGCAGAGCACCTTAGAGCAAAACGCACGAGAACAAGAAGCGCACGAACACGAAGAGTTGGCACAAGATGAGCGAGAAAGTAACAGAATGCCAGAAAGTTTGTCTTCAGATGAAGTTACTGGTACTGCTCGAGGTGGAACCGATGAAGTGCCAAATACTGATGAATCAGCTAAAGAAACCACTAATGGAGCTACCGAGGAAAACGCATCGAATGAACCTAGTTCCAGTG AGCAAGAAACATCGAACGAAGAAGCTAACAAATCAGCACCCACTGAACAAGTCAgtcaaacaaaatcaaatactGTTCCTGAGCAGGAACCAactcatcgtcatcatcatcatcatcaccacCATCACAGACATCATCATCacagattttttaatgaaagtggcGACGATGAAAACTCTGAGGAGGGTACATGTACTGACCGACAGAATTGTCCGCCAGCCCCCACTCCGCCGCACTCGAAGTATACA GACCCTAGCGTCATGCCGCAAGAAGGCGATATTGTCACAGAACAGTTTCTTGAGCATTTAATGGTCAGCCAACTGTTGGAACAAAATTTGAATTTGTTTTACACCAACATGGCTGGTCGTCCAGGTGAACAGGGTGAGGAAGGTGAAAAAGGACCACCTGGTACGAGAGGCGAACCTGGAATGAACGGCTTCCCCGGATTGCCTGGAGACCCTGGGACTATAG gtCCTCCTGGTCGAGCAGGTGTTAAAGGTCCTGTAGGACCGCCAGGCTTACCTGGAATGAAGGGGGAAATGGGAGATCCTGGCGAGGAAGGTTTAGGTGGACCTCCTGGCAGCCCTGGGCCACCAGGACCGCCTGGACCACGTGGTTATGAAGGAGAACCAGAAACATTTCCT AATTGTAGTTACGTCTGCGAGGGTGAAAAAGCTTGGTTGCAATGTCGACAATATGAAATTATCAAAATTCTGCGTGTGTTTTGGGGACGTGAAAATGATCAACTCAGCGGTAACCACCCATCTATATGTCCGAACGCACCTCAAGGTTTAAAACTTGACAAGTCTTGTGAAAGTAACACACAGAATGCTTTCAAAAAAGTGGAAGCGCAATGCAAGTTGCAAGCAG gCTGTGAAATAGTTGCTTCCAATATTTTCTTCGACGACAACACTTGcggaaatatatataaatatctgAAAGTATGTTATGAATGCATGCCTGATGAAGCCAACGCGGTTGATGTACTGCTAGACAAAAAacgaagaagaaagaaaaagaaaaagagag aaagtgaAAAATCGTTGATTTCTGATAAAAGAAAACGTTCCGTCTGGAATGACGACGAGATTAATTTTGTGCCCAACAATATCTGGAAACATCCACTTCACCAAGCAAAACATAACGTGTAG